In Paenibacillus sp. 1781tsa1, one DNA window encodes the following:
- a CDS encoding M15 family metallopeptidase, which yields MNTSKRKGKQRKKRSLKTWIIATLLLSIIYVWLQQKGEMDNMWPGTTIQEALPITGLHPVVAENEKLLVRKAARRGIEIIITHGYRSSEEQDALFNQGRSSAGNIVTNARGGESYHNYGLAIDFALRTPEGNVVWDMERDDNGNGKADWMEVVDLAKELGFTWGGDWANFPDYPHLQMDFGLNINELKRGKRPPESP from the coding sequence ATGAATACATCAAAACGTAAAGGCAAACAGAGAAAAAAGAGAAGTCTGAAAACCTGGATTATAGCTACTCTTTTACTTTCCATTATATATGTATGGTTACAACAAAAAGGTGAAATGGATAACATGTGGCCGGGGACAACAATCCAAGAAGCTCTGCCGATCACCGGCCTGCATCCTGTGGTAGCAGAGAATGAGAAATTATTGGTACGTAAGGCAGCGAGACGTGGAATAGAGATTATTATCACCCACGGCTACCGTAGTTCCGAGGAGCAAGACGCACTATTTAACCAAGGACGCTCAAGTGCAGGCAATATCGTTACGAATGCGCGTGGTGGAGAGTCATATCATAACTATGGATTAGCTATTGATTTTGCACTGAGGACGCCTGAGGGGAATGTGGTGTGGGATATGGAACGTGATGATAACGGGAATGGCAAGGCAGACTGGATGGAAGTTGTGGATCTCGCCAAAGAGTTAGGTTTTACTTGGGGTGGAGACTGGGCTAACTTTCCGGACTATCCCCATTTACAGATGGATTTTGGCCTAAATATTAATGAGTTAAAACGTGGTAAAAGACCTCCTGAATCTCCATAA